The genomic stretch GCACGCCAGCCCCACCAGCGTGGTGACGAACGCCGTCTTCTTGCTGGCGATGATGCTTCCCAGGCTGGCGCTGGCCTCCATGAAGCCGCCCGCGGCGGGAACGCCGTTCCCCGGCATCACTCCCTGCATCTGCAGCAGCATCATGCAAAGGCCGATGAAGGTGCCCAGCATGCCGCCCATGGTGCACAGGTCCACCGCGTACCCGGGAAACGCCAGTCCCGGCCGGGCGTTTTCCCGCATGATCGTCATCTGCTGAAGCGCGTCCACGTTCACCCGCACGCGCGCCAGCTTCATGCGCGCCAGCTCCGCGAGGCGGTCGCCGATGAGTGATTCCTCGCGCGGCGCGCTCTGCTGCAGCAGCTCCAGCGGCACCAGTTCGGGAGCGCGGCGGACCGTCTCCGCCGTTTCCTCCTCCGCGTCTTCTTCCTTCGGGCCCTCTTCGTCGGCCTGGTCCTTCTCGCGAGCGCGCACCAGCGCAGCCCGCACGGCCCGCAGCGCGCCCGTTTCGCGGACGCGGTAGCGGGTAACGTGGGACCACGCGGTCCACCCCGCCGCCACGCCCAGCCCCAGCAGGAGCAGGGTGAACAGGCGGCCCAGACCGCTGTTGCCCTGCCAGATCAGATAAAAAAGCCCGTGCTCAGTCATTGTCCTATCCGTTGAATGAACATGATGTCCGGCCCCCGGTTTGCGCCCTTCTCCTGTCCCCCGTACCTCCGAGTCGCCCGCTTCAACTCGCCGCCGCCCGCCTGCTTGCGGTTGATCATCTGTTTGAGCCTGCGGAAGGCTGCGGGACCCTGCCTGCGCCGCAGGATCATCTGCACGCCGGCCAGTTGCATGGCGAACTGAGACACCCGCGCCCCGCGGGCGCATTCCCGCTGGACGGCGTGGTCGGCCACCCGCATCTCCTCTCCCAGTTCCAGCCGCGCCTGCTCGCGGCCGGCGTCGGTGCCAGGAGACAACGTCTTGATCTCTTCACGCATGGAGGATCTCCCTGAAGGGGGTTGGGCGCTCCTGCCGCGGGGACGGCCGCCGTCTTGTGCACCGCGCCTGCGGGTTCGTGAATCACGCGTGGCATGCTGTCGACTGCGAATCAGTGGTCGGGCGGGCACGATCAAATTCTCTCCCGGCCGGCATACGTTCGGGACCGATCAGTGTCTTGATCCGCGCGTGAACGTGCTCACTTTGCGGGACGGCAGAAGGTTGCGGGCGGTGTTCGGAACCTGCCCGCCGTCCACCTCTCACGATGGGCCGCAGTTGTTCGCGGCGGATCATCTGCCCGAGACTGCGATGTCGGAATGTTTGGGAACGATGACCCGCGGGAGAATGGAGTGCGGATTTGGATCGGGCGGTCGTAGGCTGGACAGCAGCACCGTTCTGGCGCCGGATTGCGATAAGAGGTTAGGAGGACCAGCGGGGAGAAGGGCAGGGGCGAGCGGGAGCAGGATGAATGCGTTGCGTACAGCGCCACCTTGAGCTTCTCAGTTCGCATTCCTCACCTCTCGTTTCCCGGCCGCGGCTGGGACCGGGGTCGTAGAACGCGAAAGTCAGCGGCCAGATTTACGGCCACGGGATTTCGTCTGGGCGGAGGCAGGGAATTTTCGCTCGCAAAAGCCAGAAGTCCCGAACACCGCGGGCGATGTTCGGGACTTCGACTGTGATAGAGACGAGCTCAAAGGGTAGGCGTACGCCGAACTGATCGCCGCGCTCGTACCTTCCTGAGCCGTTGGAGGACACCCGCAGCCCGTCCAG from Longimicrobium terrae encodes the following:
- a CDS encoding MotA/TolQ/ExbB proton channel family protein — encoded protein: MTEHGLFYLIWQGNSGLGRLFTLLLLGLGVAAGWTAWSHVTRYRVRETGALRAVRAALVRAREKDQADEEGPKEEDAEEETAETVRRAPELVPLELLQQSAPREESLIGDRLAELARMKLARVRVNVDALQQMTIMRENARPGLAFPGYAVDLCTMGGMLGTFIGLCMMLLQMQGVMPGNGVPAAGGFMEASASLGSIIASKKTAFVTTLVGLACAITVSFLNFLLARAQSAFYDQLERFTVAELLPATVPAVEDETAMEKLSLQLAESFEKLGDVARAQERNAELHMGMQEAFGTTVESLRTLALQAAARGPDEESAGAVVALAPQMAEVSAALTRSALALEEAARRRAHDPTRGSQRRAGWGALVSELGGLAADAVGEVRRNPVVALGGVCGMVFLAVLIF